A window of Ranitomeya variabilis isolate aRanVar5 chromosome 2, aRanVar5.hap1, whole genome shotgun sequence contains these coding sequences:
- the LOC143804369 gene encoding amino acid transporter heavy chain SLC3A1-like, whose protein sequence is MTEEVNAVELKKTGVENNGFVADQGNDEHSMSGSRKSSKTGDQIYTIKLDSREDPFPLKPYAGMSKEVLLQFSNKACYKVTREILFWLIIIATLAIIAATITIIALSPKCLDWWQRSPIYQVYPKSFRDSDNDGSGDLKGVQEKIDHFVYLDVSTVWVAPFYKSTLKDYRYAVDDFRSVDPTFGTMSDFEDLLAALHDKGIKLIIDLIPNHTSNKHNWFQLSRNRTEKYIDYYIWHDCEFTGGQVTPPNNWVSVYGDSAWDYDEERKQCYLHQFKKEQPDLNFHNPDVENEILDIIKFWLEKGVDGFTVDAAKFLLEAEHLRDEPQVDKLQDPSTVLSYGDLYHDYTTTQVGMHDILRDFRQTMNTYSREPGRYRFMGTEADDQKTVAKTMMYYGNAFIQEADFPLNFYLFDLKKDLTGKSVFDVVDLWMKSMPKGKWPHWMVGSPSNSRVASRVGTEYVNVFNMLLLTLPGTPTTYYGEELGMIDNVTLNNDESVSGEHNPTEYAEKTPMQWDTSSNAGFSGANKTWLPVNEDYEEVNVEVQKTKSDSTLNLYRDIIQLRKEELPLHRGWLCYAWNDANVFAYVREINGMNKVFMMVLNFGATTTTNIKDEIQGLPTQAKIRLSTKSANNGKTVNMNSINTEKGEGLILEYSTSKPLHSNAAFKDRCFISEKACYSSAFDLLYKNC, encoded by the exons ATGACTGAGGAGGTAAATGCAGTTGAATTGAAGAAGACAGGAGTGGAGAACAATGGCTTTGTTGCTGATCAGGGGAATGATGAACATTCGATGTCAGGAAGCAGGAAAAGTAGCAAGACCGGAGACCAGATTTACACGATTAAACTGGATTCTCGTGAAGACCCATTCCCCCTGAAGCCATATGCAGGGATGTCTAAAGAGGTTCTACTACAATTTTCAAATAAAGCATGCTACAAAGTGACCCGAGAGATTCTCTTCTGGCTCATCATCATAGCAACACTGGCCATTATAGCAGCCACCATCACAATTATTGCCCTTTCTCCCAAATGTCTTGACTGGTGGCAGAGAAGTCCAATTTATCAAGTGTATCCAAAGTCCTTCCGAGACAGTGACAATGACGGCTCTGGTGACCTTAAGG GAGTCCAGGAAAAGATTGATCACTTTGTGTATCTGGATGTGAGCACTGTTTGGGTTGCTCCTTTTTACAAGTCCACGCTGAAAGACTACAGATATGCTGTCGATGACTTCCGATCTGTTGACCCAACTTTTGGGACCATGAGTGATTTTGAGGACCTACTTGCTGCTCTTCATGACAAAG GTATAAAACTAATCATTGACCTAATCCCAAATCACACCAGCAATAAACACAACTGGTTCCAGTTAAGCAGGAATAGAACTGAGAAATACATTGACTACTATATTTGGCATGACTGTGAATTTACCGGAGGCCAGGTTACCCCTCCCAATAACTgg GTGAGCGTGTACGGAGACTCTGCCTGGGACTATGATGAAGAAAGGAAGCAATGCTATCTGCACCAGTTCAAAAAAGAGCAGCCAGACTTAAATTTCCACAATCCTGATGTAGAGAACGAAATATTG GATATTATAAAATTCTGGCTGGAGAAAGGTGTTGATGGTTTTACAGTCGATGCTGCTAAGTTCCTCCTGGAAGCAGAACACCTCCGAGATGAGCCTCAGGTCGACAAACTACAAGATCCG AGCACAGTTTTATCCTACGGAGACCTGTATCATGATTACACAACCACACAGGTCGGGATGCACGACATCCTGCGAGATTTTCGTCAGACCATGAatacatacagcagagaacccGGACGTTACAG GTTTATGGGCACCGAAGCCGATGATCAGAAAACAGTGGCAAAAACAATGATGTATTACGGCAACGCCTTCATCCAGGAAGCCGACTTTCCGCTCAATTTCTACCTGTTCGATTTGAAAAAAGATCTCACAGGAAAATCTGTATTTGATGTTGTGGATCTCTGGATGAAATCGATGCCTAAAGGGAAGTGGCCCCACTGGATG GTTGGAAGCCCCAGCAATTCTCGTGTTGCTTCTCGGGTGGGAACGGAATATGTGAATGTTTTTAACATGCTCTTGCTGACTCTTCCGGGCACCCCTACCACTTATTATGGTGAAGAATTGGGGATGATAGACAACGTTACACTAAATAACGATGAAAGTGTATCTGGTGAACATAATCCG ACCGAATATGCAGAGAAGACACCTATGCAGTGGGATACGAGCTCAAATGCTGGCTTTAGTGGTGCCAACAAAACATGGCTGCCGGTCAACGAGGACTATGAAGAAGTAAATGTCGAA GTTCAAAAGACCAAGTCGGATTCAACACTGAACTTGTACCGGGATATAATCCAGCTACGGAAGGAAGAGTTGCCCCTTCACAGGGGTTGGTTGTGTTACGCCTGGAATGATGCCAATGTTTTCGCCTACGTGCGAGAAATAAACGGGATGAACAAAGTATTCATGATGGTGCTCAATTTTGGTGCGACAACAACTACAAATATCAAAGATGAAATCCAAGGCCTCCCGACACAGGCAAAAATCAGATTAAGTACAAAATCCGCCAATAACGGGAAAACGGTCAATATGAATAGCATTAATACGGAGAAAGGAGAGGGTCTGATCCTGGAGTACAGCACCAGCAAACCACTGCACAGCAACGCGGCCTTCAAGGACCGGTGCTTCATTTCAGAGAAAGCCTGCTATTCCAGCGCCTTTGATTTACTGTACAAGAATTGCTAA